The following proteins are encoded in a genomic region of Arachis ipaensis cultivar K30076 chromosome B02, Araip1.1, whole genome shotgun sequence:
- the LOC107624883 gene encoding uncharacterized protein LOC107624883: protein MPHFDVVNTVAMLSSLQAKANPVPHCWFFPLTFAVELLFQTPMEHVIESYARCWMPPTQELEHMAVIGNIFKLEPNLPNFKHVSPYPNSWGRMEYPMSIPSRLGADESGIWCIWWMSHNGRFSPAILGNLGDEATLRMKTAIRIVASDYSELKALVDLKAETVWRSLPFLP, encoded by the exons ATGCCCCACTTTGAT GTCGTCAACACTGTTGCAATGCTTTCCTCGCTTCAGGCCAAGGCAAACCCTGTGCCCCATTGCTGGTTCTTCCCGTTAACATTTGCCGTCGAGCTCTTATTCCAAACTCCGATGGAACATGTAATAGAGAGCTATGCGAGATGCTGGATGCCACCAACTCAAGAACTTGAGCAT ATGGCTGTCATCGGGAACATTTTCAAACTTGAGCCGAATCTGCCCAACTTTAAACACGTTTCGCCATATCCAAACTCCTGGGGACGCATGGAATACCCCATGAGCATTCCTAGCAGGCTAGGCGC AGATGAATCTGGAATATGGTGCATCTGGTGGATGTCTCACAATGGCCGATTCTCCCCAGCTATCCTAGGCAACCTG GGTGATGAGGCCACATTGAGGATGAAAACAGCAATTAGGATTGTCGCATCTGACTACAGTGAGCTTAAGGCTCTTGTGGACCTCAAGGCGGAGACAGTGTGGCGTAGTCTCCCGTTCCTCCCCTAA